In Cydia fagiglandana chromosome 16, ilCydFagi1.1, whole genome shotgun sequence, the following are encoded in one genomic region:
- the LOC134672056 gene encoding NADH dehydrogenase [ubiquinone] iron-sulfur protein 3, mitochondrial, translated as MSFFLKRTIGAGLGLGRVVLNNAKAPVVQSVAWKSETAAPQVETRPTYAKLDPLQKSQLIDFGKYVAECLPKYVQKVQITAGNELEVLIPPEGVIPVLSFLKDHHSAQFASLVDIAGVDIPAHPQRFEIVYNLLSLRYNSRIRVKTYADELTPVDSACEVFKAANWYEREIWDMYGVFFANHPDLRRILTDYGFEGHPFRKDFPLSGYVEVRYDDEQKRVVVEPLELAQEFRRFELEAPWEQFPNFRGNPAAEEVTNPSEAPKKE; from the coding sequence ATGTCTTTCTTCTTAAAACGCACCATCGGTGCGGGGCTGGGACTGGGGCGCGTCGTTTTAAATAACGCCAAAGCGCCGGTCGTGCAAAGTGTTGCGTGGAAGAGCGAGACCGCCGCACCTCAAGTGGAGACTCGACCAACATACGCAAAGCTGGACCCCCTGCAGAAGTCGCAGCTGATAGACTTCGGTAAATACGTAGCGGAGTGCCTGCCAAAGTATGTGCAGAAGGTACAGATCACGGCGGGCAATGAATTGGAGGTTTTGATTCCGCCAGAGGGTGTAATTCCCGTCCTATCGTTCCTGAAGGACCACCACAGCGCGCAGTTCGCGTCGCTGGTAGATATCGCGGGGGTGGACATCCCGGCGCACCCTCAGCGGTTCGAGATCGTGTACAACCTGCTGTCGCTGCGCTACAACTCGCGCATCCGCGTCAAGACGTACGCCGACGAGCTGACGCCCGTCGACTCCGCGTGCGAGGTGTTCAAGGCCGCCAACTGGTACGAGCGGGAGATCTGGGACATGTATGGAGTCTTCTTCGCCAACCACCCTGACCTTAGGAGAATACTCACAGATTATGGCTTTGAAGGCCATCCCTTCAGAAAGGACTTCCCTCTCAGTGGTTATGTGGAGGTGCGTTATGATGATGAACAGAAGAGGGTGGTGGTGGAGCCCCTAGAGTTGGCACAGGAGTTCCGCAGATTCGAGCTGGAAGCCCCGTGGGAGCAGTTCCCTAATTTCCGAGGCAACCCGGCTGCTGAGGAGGTCACTAATCCCTCTGAGGCACCCAAGAAAGAATAA
- the LOC134672276 gene encoding tudor domain-containing protein 5-like, producing the protein MTMADLEGLKKVLRSLVVSSATTMDAASLLRDYRRMLGEPLPCAKHGFRDPVQFLRERCADCFLFAGPQNNPILTLIVTDSIKHIDQFVQSQKSSKLARGKRRSVPESIIKKPQPNLIASTFNHETSRIPNGRPITTPNRGYTERKPPIESRHPEPMARYTDSGKLQPIPQHSEPWKPEPVPQLVTKPVGMTPRSNAKKAESECSDTPSAKVETVANGHSEQEEGDSHQRLQRFYKKRMFLYQSQKLGSKESLRDDDSGRQTSSSLSERSASAWATLQSEILRLVARRPEGVWCSELIQLYGEEYGRELNFARFRYPSVSACACAVEGLNAQRAADGNWLLTVQGAEEPSIRCEPALRLRRVPRDSSLSASKHASRTLLDADDALPGIDYDPDVFPSDCLSFLESIPPGSLGEVAPGDMLPVVVAEVYSPSHLWLQRLGPEHELMQEHMDQMTEYYSKGEGMDRVLAAGARRPGQYCSSVFEGDWHRSLIVQVVDSDTVKVRHVDYGTVDTVAAASLRPLRRSWAALAAQGVRARLAGLRPAAASRRWPRAAAAHCLDLVRERRLVANVVAVDREENILEVFLIDTSTEEDVNITEQMIRAGHADARPLSALGARDGYLLPTFHALENGLTPNYTEIHALLRDGIALDFVDSYRDHVAALLPTSSDDGSEPAEATDADERCSSPPPTPPPALAANRVPVALSLLRLAPSPPTEELLRLSPEPSPVPHSTPGASPRERSAELDSPVPELQERCLTPAPPAPAEPESPPAPAPCGGRSCCPAPHPASFYALPYCPCTQPYKPQGQVPVSVPVVRHYSPGYFRPRVSPQQYYPRFRPPVGVGYYAGPPVFHPAPPHFPAAPHPQHFVPNSAQNPQRFVPNSMHNPQQFVPNSTQNFRPYPGSMNPPGPAPNSPNFGPNPVPNSSTVRSAPDRQHNGSSSPNLQSASPAPNGPQPANCGPGPLRASSNSLNGADGPSVRLSAEECEIFELLSRVDPGAAHRYMIAALRRARGEAERAPGPGRPPGPGRPPGPERPPGGLNPDAAEFRAKPNCRPPPGFENFAK; encoded by the exons ATGACGATGGCGGACCTGGAGGGTTTGAAGAAGGTGCTGCGGTCTTTGGTGGTGTCGTCGGCCACGACGATGGACGCGGCGTCGCTGCTGCGCGACTACCGGCGCATGCTGGGCGAGCCGCTGCCCTGCGCCAAGCACGGCTTCCGAGACCCTGTGCAGTTTCTGCGGGAACGCTGCGCAGATTGTTTCCTG TTTGCAGGGCCGCAGAACAATCCCATACTGACCCTCATTGTGACGGACTCCATCAAACACATTGACCAGTTTGTCCAGAGCCAAAAGTCTTCAAAGCTGGC AAGGGGAAAACGGAGAAGCGTGCCAGAGTCCATAATTAAAAAACCACAGCCTAATCTAATAGCAAGCACATTCAACCATGAAACCAGCAGAATACCAAATGGCAGACCAATAACCACACCAAACAGAGGATACACAGAAAGAAAACCACCAATAGAATCTAGGCATCCAGAACCAATGGCACGATACACAGATTCTGGGAAACTGCAACCAATACCACAACATTCAGAACCTTGGAAACCGGAGCCGGTTCCACAACTAGTCACAAAGCCTGTTGGAATGACTCCAAGATCAAATGCCAAGAAGGCTGAATCAGAGTGTTCAGATACCCCATCAGCGAAG GTGGAGACCGTAGCCAACGGGCACAGCGAGCAGGAAGAAGGAGACTCGCACCAGCGGTTGCAGCGGTTCTATAAGAAGCGGATGTTCTTGTACCAGTCACAGAAGCTCGGCAGCAAAGAGTCGCTCCGGGACGATGATTCGGGCCGGCAGACTTCCTCCA GCCTGAGCGAGCGGTCGGCGTCGGCGTGGGCGACCCTGCAGTCCGAGATATTGCGGCTGGTGGCGCGGCGACCCGAAGGCGTCTGGTGCAGCGAGCTTATACAGCTGTATGG AGAGGAATATGGTCGCGAGCTAAACTTCGCTCGCTTCCGCTACCCATCGGTATCGGCGTGTGCTTGCGCTGTGGAAGGGTTAAACGCGCAACGAGCCGCCGACGGCAACTGGCTGCTTACTGTACAAGGAGCAGAG GAGCCGAGCATACGTTGCGAGCCGGCACTGCGCTTGCGCCGAGTTCCGCGAGACTCCTCGCTCAGCGCTAGCAAACACGCCAGTCGCACGCTACTCGACGCTGATGACGCTCTACCGGGCATAGACTAT GACCCAGACGTGTTCCCCTCCGACTGCCTGAGCTTCCTGGAGAGCATCCCACCGGGCAGCCTGGGCGAAGTGGCCCCCGGAGACATGCTGCCTGTAGTGGTGGCCGAGGTGTACTCCCCGAGCCACCTGTGGCTGCAGCGGCTGGGGCCCGAGCACGAGCTCATGCAGGAGCACATGGACCAAATGAC GGAGTACTACTCGAAGGGCGAGGGCATGGACCGCGTGCTGGCGGCCGGCGCGCGCCGCCCGGGGCAGTACTGCAGCAGCGTGTTCGAGGGCGACTGGCACCGCTCGCTCATCGTGCAGGTCGTCGACAGCGATACCGTCAAG GTGCGGCACGTGGACTACGGCACGGTGGACACGGTGGCGGCGGCGTCGCTGCGGCCGCTGCGGCGCTCGTGGGCGGCGCTGGCGGCGCAGGGCGTGCGCGCGCGCCTGGCGGGGCTGCGCCCGGCGGCCGCGAGCCGGCGctggccgcgcgccgccgccgcgcactGCCTGGACCTGGTGCGCGAGCGCCGCCTCGTCGCCAACGTCGTGGCCGTCGACCGCGAG GAGAACATCCTTGAAGTGTTCCTGATCGACACGTCGACGGAGGAGGACGTGAACATCACGGAGCAGATGATCCGCGCCGGGCACGCGGACGCGCGCCCGCTCTCCGCGCTCGGG GCGCGCGACGGCTACCTGCTGCCCACCTTCCACGCGCTCGAGAACGGCCTCACGCCCAACTACACCGAGATCCACGCGCTGCTGCGCGACGGCATCGCGCTCGACTTCGTCGACTCGTACCGCGACCACGTCGCGGCGCTGCTGCCCACCTCCAGCGACGACGGCAGCGAGCCGGCCGAGGCGACCGACGCCGACGAGCGCTGCTCCAGCCCCCCGCCCACGCCGCCCCCCGCGCTCGCCGCCAACCGCGTGCCCGTGGCGCTGTCGCTCCTCCGCCTCGCGCCCTCCCCGCCCACCGAGGAGCTCCTGCGGCTCAGCCCGGAGCCGTCGCCCGTGCCCCACTCCACCCCCGGCGCGTCGCCGCGGGAGCGGTCGGCCGAGCTGGACTCGCCCGTGCCGGAGCTTCAGGAGCGCTGCCTGACCCCggcgccccccgcccccgcggaGCCGGAGtccccgcccgcgcccgcgccctgCGGCGGCCGCTCGTGCTGCCCCGCGCCGCACCCCGCCTCGTTCTACGCGCTGCCGTACTGCCCGTGCACGCAGCCCTACAAGCCGCAGGGGCAAGTTCCGGTCTCCGTCCCCGTGGTCCGCCATTACTCGCCCGGCTACTTCCGCCCGCGCGTCTCCCCGCAGCAGTACTATCCCCGGTTCCGCCCGCCGGTCGGCGTGGGCTACTACGCCGGCCCGCCGGTTTTTCATCCGGCCCCCCCACATTTTCCGGCCGCGCCCCACCCTCAACATTTTGTACCGAATTCGGCGCAGAATCCCCAGCGGTTCGTGCCGAACTCGATGCATAATCCCCAGCAGTTCGTCCCGAATTCGACCCAAAACTTCAGGCCGTACCCGGGATCGATGAATCCGCCCGGCCCGGCGCCTAACTCGCCAAATTTCGGACCTAACCCCGTACCGAATTCGTCTACCGTCCGGTCCGCACCCGATCGGCAACATAATGGCTCCAGTTCACCAAATCTGCAATCCGCGAGCCCCGCGCCTAACGGCCCGCAACCTGCAAACTGCGGTCCGGGGCCGCTCCGAGCGTCGTCAAACTCCTTGAACGGCGCGGACGGTCCCTCGGTGCGGTTAAGCGCGGAAGAGTGCGAGATATTCGAGCTGCTCTCCCGCGTGGACCCGGGCGCGGCGCACCGCTACATGATCGCGGcgctgcggcgcgcgcgcggcgagGCCGAGCGGGCGCCGGGCCCCGGCCGGCCCCCCGGCCCCGGGCGGCCCCCCGGCCCCGAGCGGCCCCCCGGCGGCCTCAACCCCGACGCGGCCGAGTTCCGCGCCAAGCCGAACTGCCGCCCGCCGCCCGGCTTTGAGAACTTTGCCAAGTAG
- the LOC134672277 gene encoding E3 ubiquitin-protein ligase TRAIP-like — translation MHILCTICSDLVNPAESLYVTKCGHLFHYQCLAQWIERSKSCPQCRNKVTDRCMFRMYPTVSNENSGEDAATLQSRLDDAMLQLRTQKTEQRELKDKLAAATKEANKKEELLKAAEKRLVSRDSAVSALREQLEYVKIQNKETQRLKEENEALKKNIQTLNGLQKVLNATAGEVEETLRGYSDLRTLATFAAALKRALCDSESKKRSCRELQHSAEQRLAAMRVRYEDLQAKFGQVQENLTDMERKYEALKHKRKASGDAEPRDAKQPRPASPRTPAASNDAVVDVVTEQEDSFYKKTWYLQNTAVRRIIQSDSPYLNLKQSGLALGTLHQRKPVPANLKVSDFSILRCAPTSIFHKPPSLEPSRDEFNTAFTSLRPSLNPSPSLPPYDGLGGHGRPDVFPTPRPKVPKVTSKHKLKRFNSTGSRDISQMFAGLRDKD, via the exons ATGCACATCCTGTGCACGATATGCAGCGACCTGGTGAACCCGGCCGAGAGCCTGTACGTCACCAAGTGCGGCCATCTCTTCCACTACCAGTGTCTCGCGCAATGGATCGAAAG ATCAAAATCCTGCCCACAATGCCGCAACAAGGTGACAGACCGGTGCATGTTCCGCATGTACCCGACGGTGTCCAACGAGAACTCCGGGGAAGATGCGGCAACTCTGCAATCAAGGCTGGACGATGCCATGCTGCAACTGCGGACACAGAAGACGGAGCAAAGGGAACTGAAAGACAAGCTTGCTGCCGCCACAAAAGAAGCTAACAAAAAAGA GGAGCTACTAAAAGCGGCAGAGAAGAGACTTGTAAGCCGAGACTCTGCCGTCTCAGCGCTGCGGGAACAGCTAGAGTATGTTAAAATACAAAACAAGGAGACACAACGGCTAAAGGAAGAGAATGAGGCGCTTAAGAAGAATATACAGACTCTGAATGG GCTGCAGAAGGTGCTGAATGCGACAGCAGGCGAAGTGGAGGAGACGCTTCGGGGCTATTCGGATCTGCGGACGCTTGCCACCTTCGCCGCCGCACTCAAACG TGCACTGTGTGACTCGGAGTCCAAGAAACGCTCGTGCCGGGAGCTACAGCACAGCGCTGAACAACGTTTGGCCGCCATGCGCGTCAGATATGAAGACCTGCAGGCTAAGTTTGG ACAAGTGCAAGAGAACCTAACCGACATGGAGCGCAAATACGAAGCGTTGAAACACAAGCGGAAAGCGAGCGGCGACGCGGAGCCGCGCGACGCCAAGCAGCCGCGCCCCGCCTCCCCGCGCACCCCCGCCGCCTCCAACGACGCGGTCGTCGACGTCGTTACTGAGCAGGAAGACAGCTTC TATAAAAAAACATGGTATTTGCAGAACACGGCTGTGAGACGCATCATACAGTCGGACTCCCCCTATTTGAACCTGAAGCAGAGCGGCCTCGCGCTAGGCACTCTACATCAACGGAAGCCTGTGCCGGCCAATCTAAAG GTGTCAGATTTCTCGATCCTCCGCTGCGCGCCAACCAGCATCTTCCACAAGCCGCCCTCCCTCGAGCCCTCCCGGGACGAGTTCAACACGGCCTTCACCTCCCTCCGCCCCTCCCTCAACCCCTCCCCCTCGCTCCCCCCCTACGACGGGCTGGGCGGGCACGGCCGCCCCGACGTCTTCCCCACGCCCCGCCCCAAGGTGCCCAAGGTCACCAGCAAGCATAAGCTGAAGAGATTCAACTCGACCGGTAGCAGGGATATATCGCAGATGTTCGCCGGGTTACGGGATAAGGACTAA